The proteins below come from a single Oncorhynchus kisutch isolate 150728-3 unplaced genomic scaffold, Okis_V2 scaffold1422, whole genome shotgun sequence genomic window:
- the LOC109881713 gene encoding fibroblast growth factor 7-like yields the protein ILEVRTVSEGGVLAIKGVKSQYYISMNRTGLLQGKKIYNENCNFKEIFLENYFNAYSSVKSSRDGKEMFIALSQKGRPLRGKKTRREHIASHFIPMKCREEERTGV from the exons GTATCCTGGAGGTCCGTACGGTGTCCGAGGGAGGAGTGTTAGCTATCAAAGGAGTGAAGAGTCAGTACTATATCTCCATGAACAGGACTGGCCTGCTGCAAGGCAAG AAAATCTACAATGAGAACTGCAACTTCAAGGAGATTTTCCTAGAAAACTACTTCAACGCTTACTCGTCTGTTAAGTCGAGTAGAGACGGCAAGGAGATGTTCATTGCTCTGTCTCAAAAGGGCAGACCGCTGAGAGGGAAGAAGACCAGGAGGGAACACATCGCCTCCCACTTCATTCCCATGAaatgcagagaggaggagaggactggcGTCTGA